A single genomic interval of uncultured Sphaerochaeta sp. harbors:
- a CDS encoding tripartite tricarboxylate transporter permease yields the protein MGNFDLLMQGFGTSFSVANVLLAIAGGFMGLLVGAMPGIGAVTGVALLLPLTFKMDPTSAIIMLAGIYYGNMYGGAYSAILLNIPGDSPAVMTALDGYPLSRQGKGGKALFAANISSFIGGSIGIVTLTLFGPLLAKVGLKFGPAEIAALILLALTSIGWLLGDDPLKGIVASALGILLSTVGMDSMAGGAGRYTFGSVNLLSGFSFIPLVIGMFGLPQVMELMSKKEEGDILTTEPRLTLKESILSKEELKRIIPTAIKSAILGNFVGFLPGAGGTTASFLSYVMEKKTGKNEKEMGNGALEGVAASEAANNAAAVGAFAPLLTLGIPGSGTTAVLLGGLMMWGLQPGPLLFIQQTDFVWGLISSMYIGNLACIFVGLVMIPFLMSILRIPRGIIAPIIVFICIVGAYSVNNNMFDVWFMVGAGVIAFIMQKHQYPVAPILLAFVLAPRFEQAIRRAFSISNGSAKIFIEKPISAALLLITAVFILAPVVMRLVKKVKAK from the coding sequence ATGGGTAATTTCGATCTTCTCATGCAAGGATTCGGTACCTCCTTTTCGGTAGCGAATGTATTACTGGCCATTGCAGGAGGGTTCATGGGCCTTCTTGTCGGTGCAATGCCCGGTATTGGAGCGGTGACTGGTGTGGCGCTGCTTCTTCCCCTCACTTTCAAGATGGATCCTACTTCCGCAATCATCATGCTTGCCGGAATTTACTACGGAAACATGTACGGTGGTGCCTACAGCGCCATCCTGCTCAATATACCAGGCGATTCGCCTGCAGTTATGACAGCCCTCGATGGATACCCGCTGAGTCGTCAGGGAAAAGGTGGAAAGGCGCTTTTTGCAGCGAACATTTCTTCCTTTATTGGGGGGTCGATCGGGATCGTGACATTGACCCTGTTCGGTCCTCTGCTTGCCAAGGTGGGGTTGAAGTTCGGACCGGCTGAGATTGCAGCCCTGATTCTTTTGGCCCTCACTTCCATTGGGTGGCTCCTTGGGGACGATCCATTGAAAGGTATTGTTGCTTCAGCCTTGGGGATCCTGCTGTCTACAGTCGGCATGGATTCGATGGCTGGTGGTGCTGGACGATATACCTTCGGTTCGGTCAACCTGCTCAGCGGTTTTTCCTTTATTCCTTTGGTTATCGGGATGTTCGGGCTTCCTCAGGTGATGGAACTCATGAGCAAGAAAGAGGAGGGGGACATCCTTACTACGGAGCCGCGTCTGACGCTCAAGGAGAGTATCCTGAGTAAGGAAGAGCTGAAACGGATCATTCCCACAGCTATCAAGAGTGCAATCCTGGGTAATTTTGTCGGGTTCCTTCCCGGAGCCGGTGGTACCACTGCTTCCTTCCTCTCCTATGTCATGGAAAAGAAGACGGGGAAGAACGAGAAAGAGATGGGAAATGGTGCCCTGGAAGGGGTAGCTGCTTCAGAGGCTGCAAACAATGCTGCGGCAGTAGGGGCCTTTGCTCCCCTGCTCACACTGGGTATTCCAGGTTCTGGTACTACAGCGGTACTGCTCGGAGGTCTAATGATGTGGGGACTGCAACCTGGTCCTTTACTCTTCATTCAGCAGACTGACTTTGTTTGGGGGCTCATCAGTTCTATGTACATCGGAAACCTTGCCTGTATCTTTGTCGGCTTGGTAATGATCCCGTTTCTCATGTCGATTCTGAGAATTCCCCGTGGTATTATTGCTCCAATCATTGTATTTATCTGTATCGTGGGAGCTTATTCGGTGAACAACAATATGTTCGATGTTTGGTTCATGGTGGGCGCCGGTGTAATTGCATTTATTATGCAGAAGCACCAGTATCCGGTAGCACCGATTCTCTTGGCATTCGTTCTTGCCCCGCGCTTTGAACAGGCAATCCGGAGAGCTTTCTCAATTTCCAATGGGTCTGCTAAAATCTTCATAGAGAAACCTATTTCTGCTGCTCTTCTATTGATAACGGCAGTTTTCATCCTTGCACCGGTGGTGATGAGGTTGGTAAAGAAGGTCAAAGCGAAGTAG
- a CDS encoding amidohydrolase: MLDTIRSCIEQQKDRILTFGNALLNHPELGFKETFSSSYIERSYREMGLEVESGYACTALKAHLPTRNHGLRVCLLSELDAVVSPLNPHACSTGEAHACGHSSQSTQVYAAILALKEISDQLDGDVFITAVPAEEFLDIQARLAMREQGKITYLSGKQELIHLGFFDEMDIIIMIHSEPNHPSYDVFIGGGSLGFVAKNIRFMGQEAHGARPFNGINALQAASLALAGINANRETFSEEEHLRIHPIITKGGDVVNTVPSDVRMETYVRGCSQVAIKKGCRIVDRCVYAASLMMGGSAEIETIPGYLPLRQDAKLSELFAQCAEQVAGIKTVVRGRDMIGSTDMGDLSQLKCCIQPTMGGFVGEAHSKEFDLVDAWNSYLLGGQLLALMVYELLRDGAKQGTRIHASFVPSMDKKAYLAYLNAQGEK; encoded by the coding sequence ATGCTTGATACCATACGTTCCTGCATAGAACAACAGAAAGACAGGATTCTGACCTTTGGAAACGCCTTACTTAATCATCCTGAATTGGGATTTAAAGAAACGTTCAGCAGCTCATATATTGAAAGATCCTATCGTGAGATGGGGCTTGAAGTGGAATCAGGGTATGCCTGCACAGCGTTAAAGGCTCATCTTCCCACACGTAACCACGGCTTGCGGGTTTGCTTGCTCTCAGAGCTTGATGCGGTGGTTAGTCCATTGAACCCCCATGCCTGCAGTACAGGAGAAGCCCATGCTTGTGGCCACAGTTCTCAGAGCACCCAAGTTTATGCAGCGATTCTTGCACTCAAAGAAATCTCTGATCAGCTTGATGGTGATGTATTCATCACGGCGGTTCCAGCAGAAGAGTTTTTGGACATTCAAGCTCGTCTAGCCATGCGAGAGCAGGGGAAGATCACCTATCTTTCAGGTAAACAGGAATTGATACATCTCGGTTTTTTCGATGAGATGGATATCATAATCATGATACACAGCGAACCAAACCATCCATCCTACGATGTCTTTATTGGAGGGGGAAGTCTTGGCTTTGTAGCGAAGAATATCAGGTTCATGGGTCAAGAGGCCCATGGGGCTCGGCCGTTCAACGGCATAAATGCCTTGCAGGCAGCCAGCTTGGCTCTTGCAGGAATCAATGCAAACCGTGAGACGTTTAGTGAGGAAGAACATCTTCGTATCCATCCAATCATCACCAAGGGAGGTGATGTGGTTAACACAGTTCCGAGTGACGTCAGAATGGAGACTTACGTCAGGGGATGTTCCCAAGTGGCAATCAAGAAGGGATGCAGGATTGTTGACCGCTGTGTGTATGCTGCCTCTCTGATGATGGGTGGTTCTGCAGAAATTGAAACCATTCCTGGATATCTCCCTTTGAGACAAGATGCAAAACTCAGTGAGTTGTTTGCCCAGTGTGCCGAACAGGTTGCTGGTATCAAAACGGTGGTCAGGGGAAGGGATATGATCGGTTCCACTGATATGGGTGATCTCTCACAGCTGAAGTGTTGCATACAACCTACCATGGGAGGCTTTGTGGGAGAGGCTCATTCGAAGGAATTCGATCTGGTTGATGCCTGGAATAGCTATCTACTAGGAGGTCAGCTATTGGCTCTCATGGTATATGAACTGCTTCGTGACGGGGCAAAACAAGGGACCCGTATCCATGCATCATTCGTCCCAAGCATGGATAAAAAAGCATATCTTGCGTATCTCAACGCACAAGGAGAGAAATAA
- a CDS encoding dihydrodipicolinate synthase family protein, which yields MHDQVKALKVIAQGTVIPATPLALDEQRNFDERSQRLLMRYYLNCGVGGIATAVHSTQFSIRDPKINLFERVVTVVMEEIELFEQQNQRTIVRVCGVCGPIEQALREAELAKRLGYDAVLLSPGGLNHLSEKEMLERTRQVAAVMPVIGFYLQRAVGGRLFSYDYWQSLCEIEGVVAIKCASFNRYTTLDVARAVASSSRYGKITLYTGNDDNIVHDLMDAYTFDTPKGKRTVRFLGGLLGHWCVWTKRAVELHASITKAVERNEIPAYLLTLATAVTDMNAAVFDPAHDFKGCIPGIHEVLRRQGLMKNRYCLDTEEDLTEGQSEELDRVRQAYPHLIDDDWITEHLATWEAGLN from the coding sequence ATGCACGACCAAGTAAAAGCATTGAAGGTGATTGCCCAAGGAACTGTCATTCCTGCAACCCCCTTGGCGCTTGATGAACAACGCAATTTTGATGAAAGGAGTCAGCGTCTCTTGATGCGCTACTACCTCAATTGTGGCGTTGGAGGCATTGCTACTGCGGTGCACAGCACACAGTTCAGTATCCGTGATCCCAAGATCAATCTCTTCGAGAGGGTTGTTACCGTGGTGATGGAGGAAATTGAACTTTTTGAGCAACAGAACCAGAGGACCATTGTTCGTGTCTGCGGTGTATGTGGACCAATTGAACAGGCCCTGAGGGAGGCTGAACTTGCCAAAAGGCTTGGATATGATGCAGTCCTTCTCAGTCCTGGGGGCTTGAACCACCTTTCAGAGAAAGAAATGCTCGAAAGAACACGTCAGGTTGCCGCTGTGATGCCGGTTATCGGATTCTATTTGCAACGTGCTGTTGGGGGAAGGCTCTTTTCCTATGATTATTGGCAGTCTCTGTGCGAAATTGAAGGTGTTGTGGCAATCAAATGTGCAAGTTTCAATCGTTATACCACGCTTGATGTTGCTCGTGCTGTAGCCTCTTCATCACGATATGGCAAGATAACCCTCTATACCGGTAATGATGACAATATTGTGCATGACCTGATGGATGCCTACACCTTTGACACTCCTAAAGGGAAGCGTACCGTTCGGTTTCTTGGGGGTCTGCTTGGACACTGGTGTGTCTGGACCAAGAGAGCTGTTGAGTTGCATGCAAGCATCACTAAGGCAGTTGAAAGAAATGAGATTCCTGCATATCTACTTACACTCGCTACAGCAGTTACAGATATGAATGCAGCAGTCTTCGACCCTGCACATGATTTCAAGGGGTGTATCCCTGGAATCCACGAGGTTCTTCGCAGGCAGGGGCTTATGAAGAACCGCTATTGCCTGGATACGGAGGAAGATCTTACGGAGGGTCAGAGCGAGGAATTGGATAGGGTGAGGCAAGCCTATCCCCATCTCATAGATGATGATTGGATTACTGAACATCTTGCTACTTGGGAAGCAGGTTTGAATTAG
- a CDS encoding tripartite tricarboxylate transporter substrate binding protein codes for MRKSLILVLLVLTTMGVVSAQGSEEAKGAYPDRPVEFVAPASAGGGTDTFCRLIVDIINKNDLVDGNVVVVNKPGGGGTVGAAYAADKNRDGNYTLVALNGAQALGLKASKEVDASDLVPIAALAMDNVLFVAVSDSPYKTFDDVIAAAKKNPGGISVGVADNLDRLCVEMINQQVGIELNGVYFDSAGEIASAMLGEHVEFGIMNPSECIGQIEAKNMSALASFSEDRLDGVFASAPTFKELGYPNIKFQMFRGIMGGSGMSAETVAYWSSVFEKVSATEQWKTNYIEKSALDGRYMGAEKFGPYATENSEQLFQMGEKIGMFK; via the coding sequence ATGAGAAAATCTTTGATTTTGGTACTGTTGGTTCTGACTACCATGGGTGTGGTCAGTGCCCAAGGATCTGAAGAGGCCAAAGGCGCTTATCCCGACCGTCCGGTCGAGTTTGTGGCTCCGGCAAGTGCAGGTGGTGGTACGGATACTTTCTGCAGGCTTATCGTCGATATCATCAATAAGAACGATTTGGTTGATGGAAACGTTGTAGTAGTCAACAAGCCCGGTGGTGGTGGAACGGTTGGGGCTGCCTATGCAGCTGATAAGAATCGTGACGGAAATTATACCTTGGTAGCTCTTAATGGCGCACAAGCCTTGGGGCTGAAGGCAAGCAAGGAGGTCGATGCTTCAGACCTGGTCCCCATCGCAGCTCTTGCCATGGACAATGTGCTTTTTGTCGCCGTTTCCGATTCTCCCTATAAGACATTCGATGACGTCATTGCAGCAGCAAAGAAGAATCCTGGTGGCATTTCTGTTGGTGTTGCTGATAATCTTGACCGCCTCTGTGTTGAGATGATCAACCAGCAGGTTGGTATTGAACTCAATGGTGTCTATTTTGACAGCGCTGGTGAAATTGCGAGTGCCATGCTTGGCGAGCATGTTGAATTCGGTATCATGAACCCTTCCGAATGCATTGGCCAGATCGAGGCAAAGAATATGAGTGCCCTTGCTTCCTTCTCTGAGGATAGGCTGGATGGAGTTTTCGCATCAGCACCAACTTTCAAGGAGCTTGGATACCCCAACATCAAGTTCCAGATGTTCCGTGGAATCATGGGAGGCTCCGGTATGTCAGCCGAAACCGTAGCTTATTGGTCTAGTGTTTTCGAGAAGGTCTCTGCCACCGAACAGTGGAAGACCAACTACATTGAAAAGAGTGCTCTCGATGGCAGGTACATGGGTGCCGAGAAATTTGGTCCCTATGCAACTGAGAACTCCGAGCAACTTTTCCAGATGGGTGAGAAAATCGGAATGTTCAAGTAG
- a CDS encoding branched-chain amino acid ABC transporter permease produces MSNYQLGLLMNSCISVIAITGVFSITALAGMFSLGQAAYLAISSYVTFILARMFNLPIIVTAGIGIGLSALCSYIISVPTLKLRKDYFALITMGFGQMVTATIILLERYTNGSIGYSRIPKVNHLVWIVLGITALVVFCVRNLKYSRFGRMCIALKTDEIAAKSFGIDVYKLKLRMYVLASSIAGIAGILYGLKNRVILPDSFGWNLSAEMQIFLFFGGTNSITGAVFSGFLLKLLPELFRTVTVFGQTLQEYRTIIYCILILLIINFRPSGVFGEHELSLRAIKRFTLRNRKEQ; encoded by the coding sequence ATGAGCAACTATCAACTTGGGTTATTAATGAACTCCTGTATATCGGTGATTGCAATTACTGGAGTGTTCTCGATTACTGCGCTTGCTGGGATGTTTTCACTGGGCCAGGCGGCGTATCTGGCGATTAGTTCCTATGTTACGTTTATTTTAGCGAGGATGTTTAATCTTCCCATCATCGTTACTGCAGGTATCGGGATAGGGTTGAGTGCGCTGTGTTCCTATATTATCAGTGTGCCCACACTGAAACTGAGAAAAGACTATTTTGCCTTGATTACCATGGGATTTGGACAAATGGTGACTGCCACCATCATATTGTTGGAGCGGTACACAAATGGTTCAATCGGTTATTCCAGGATACCCAAGGTGAATCACCTTGTCTGGATTGTCTTGGGAATTACTGCATTGGTGGTATTTTGTGTAAGAAATCTAAAGTATTCACGTTTTGGGAGAATGTGCATTGCACTAAAAACCGATGAAATTGCGGCTAAGAGTTTCGGGATTGATGTCTACAAGTTGAAACTTCGAATGTATGTGCTTGCATCCTCGATTGCAGGAATCGCCGGAATTCTGTATGGATTGAAGAACCGAGTCATCCTTCCAGATTCCTTCGGATGGAATCTCTCTGCTGAGATGCAGATTTTCCTTTTCTTCGGTGGAACGAATTCGATAACCGGTGCAGTGTTTTCGGGTTTTCTGCTTAAGTTGCTTCCGGAGCTATTCCGGACCGTTACAGTTTTTGGGCAGACTCTGCAGGAGTATCGGACAATCATATACTGTATATTAATTCTTCTAATCATCAATTTCAGGCCCAGCGGGGTATTTGGAGAGCATGAATTGTCGTTGCGTGCAATAAAACGCTTCACCCTACGTAACCGGAAGGAGCAATAA
- a CDS encoding TetR/AcrR family transcriptional regulator yields MTKQEMRTEATKKAILQAAEQEFSEKGLYGCRVDEIARRAKVNKALLYRHFNSKEELYKEVLVRVYTRLGDLEEQVINLKTDYELKLRDLVQIYFQFLYDNPSFVRMVMWENLNGAKSFKERGVAETKNPILHELGRIIDEARLRSDVPETIDSDQLILTLIACSFNYFSNMNTLNIIVGKDLMLAENREKRIQATTEMLLAYLKEREQKQTHA; encoded by the coding sequence ATGACAAAGCAGGAGATGCGTACAGAAGCTACAAAAAAAGCAATCCTTCAGGCAGCTGAACAGGAGTTTTCAGAAAAAGGACTGTATGGATGTCGTGTGGATGAGATAGCCAGACGAGCCAAGGTGAACAAAGCTTTACTCTATCGTCATTTCAATAGCAAAGAAGAGCTATACAAAGAGGTCTTAGTTAGAGTCTATACAAGGCTAGGTGATCTTGAGGAACAGGTAATTAATCTCAAGACCGACTACGAGCTCAAGCTACGTGATCTAGTGCAGATTTACTTCCAGTTTCTCTACGATAATCCTTCGTTTGTACGGATGGTTATGTGGGAGAATCTCAATGGCGCAAAAAGCTTCAAGGAACGAGGGGTTGCAGAGACAAAAAATCCCATTCTTCATGAACTTGGTCGGATCATCGATGAGGCAAGACTTCGAAGTGATGTTCCAGAGACCATAGATAGTGACCAGCTTATCCTTACCTTGATTGCTTGTTCTTTTAATTATTTCTCTAATATGAACACATTGAACATCATAGTCGGCAAAGATTTGATGCTTGCGGAGAATCGAGAAAAAAGGATTCAGGCTACAACAGAAATGCTGTTGGCATATTTAAAGGAAAGGGAGCAGAAGCAAACTCATGCTTGA
- a CDS encoding NAD-dependent epimerase/dehydratase family protein, protein MGVTINLQELLSRPSDRLIEDMKKIKGDIMVLGAGGKMGPTICLMTMRAIKEAKLDKKVYAVSRFTNQEKRDQLEHAGIVTLSCDLQQREELEKLPDVSNIIFLAGKKFGTDGNEWQTWGMNAMVPTLVCDRFPASRFVVFSSGNIYPLVKASSGGASESVKCQPIGEYPQSCLARERIFEYYSQTRGTKVLIFRLSYAIALEYGVLNDIARKVYNSQPLDLANGSFNCIWQSDANEYAIRSLLLADNPAVILNATGPELVGVKETAKKFGVLFEKEPIFTSEENTDAYLLNASKAHSVFGYPHVSLDTMIEYQAKWILEGGHDLNIPTHFEERKGSY, encoded by the coding sequence ATGGGAGTAACAATCAACTTACAAGAGTTGCTCAGTCGACCGTCAGACCGGCTGATAGAGGATATGAAAAAGATTAAAGGCGATATCATGGTTTTGGGGGCAGGTGGGAAAATGGGCCCTACCATCTGTCTGATGACAATGCGTGCCATCAAGGAAGCAAAGCTCGATAAAAAAGTCTATGCTGTGAGCAGATTTACCAATCAAGAGAAGCGCGATCAACTGGAACATGCAGGAATCGTTACACTCAGTTGTGACCTCCAGCAACGGGAAGAGCTTGAGAAGCTTCCTGATGTGAGCAATATTATCTTTCTGGCAGGGAAGAAGTTTGGTACTGACGGAAACGAGTGGCAGACTTGGGGTATGAATGCAATGGTTCCAACCCTTGTTTGTGACCGATTTCCTGCTTCACGATTTGTTGTCTTCTCATCAGGGAATATCTATCCATTGGTCAAGGCTTCCAGCGGTGGAGCATCCGAGAGCGTGAAATGCCAGCCTATTGGAGAATATCCTCAAAGCTGTCTGGCCAGGGAGAGAATCTTCGAGTATTACTCGCAGACCAGAGGGACAAAAGTCCTTATTTTTCGTCTCAGCTACGCAATCGCCTTGGAGTATGGCGTGCTCAATGATATTGCAAGGAAAGTCTACAACTCCCAACCACTGGATCTTGCCAACGGAAGCTTCAACTGCATTTGGCAGTCCGATGCAAATGAGTATGCCATCAGAAGCCTGCTCCTTGCAGACAACCCGGCGGTCATCCTCAATGCAACTGGACCGGAACTGGTTGGAGTGAAGGAGACAGCAAAAAAGTTTGGTGTCTTGTTTGAAAAGGAGCCCATTTTTACTTCTGAGGAGAATACTGATGCTTATCTCTTGAATGCATCAAAGGCTCATTCGGTATTCGGATATCCCCATGTCAGTCTCGATACCATGATTGAGTATCAAGCAAAGTGGATACTCGAAGGCGGTCATGACCTCAATATACCGACTCATTTTGAGGAACGAAAAGGAAGTTACTGA
- a CDS encoding ABC transporter substrate-binding protein, translating to MKKLFVMMLMVCLTLSAFAGGSAETGAAEGTGPIKIGSIQDLSGGASTAGQPNAWGAEYAVKVINEEGGINGRMLEITTMDCKNDAAEGVMAYRKLVDEVGVAAIIGPPLSNPAAAWVELSEEDKIPIVGHFMDEICTTNPDTGEPYPYMFLAEPSSAIQSYCMAEYALTKLGAKTSATLYNPGNAFAKSQAAPFVEYWEEKGGSVLTEQTFSWSDKDYSAQAIRIANANPDVVFVCDYLPQNVTSYDALRDAGFTGPIIGANTLSLPFANMVKNNVYDVYFLQNYDMLNPEVGIFYDLVTKHMEETDTAAPAANVGFGWDAVQVLVHAMRAAENPTDGEEVASLLEKTDGVMLSSGSTITIDPATHRPSNMGMYIADYDENLDLRIVDFIKVN from the coding sequence ATGAAAAAGCTATTTGTTATGATGCTTATGGTCTGCTTAACGCTCTCTGCCTTTGCTGGTGGATCAGCGGAAACAGGGGCAGCAGAAGGAACAGGACCTATCAAAATCGGCAGTATTCAAGACTTGAGTGGGGGAGCTTCCACAGCAGGTCAACCCAATGCATGGGGTGCTGAATATGCTGTGAAAGTGATCAATGAAGAGGGTGGGATAAACGGCCGCATGCTTGAGATCACTACGATGGATTGCAAGAACGATGCCGCAGAGGGTGTCATGGCCTACCGCAAACTTGTTGATGAAGTAGGAGTGGCCGCCATCATCGGACCTCCGCTTTCAAACCCCGCGGCAGCTTGGGTTGAACTATCTGAAGAGGACAAGATTCCCATCGTAGGACATTTCATGGATGAAATCTGCACAACCAATCCGGATACCGGTGAGCCGTATCCTTATATGTTCCTTGCAGAGCCAAGCAGTGCAATCCAGAGTTACTGTATGGCAGAGTATGCTCTGACCAAGCTTGGTGCCAAGACATCTGCCACCCTGTACAATCCCGGAAACGCCTTTGCCAAGAGCCAGGCTGCTCCGTTTGTGGAGTACTGGGAAGAGAAGGGTGGATCAGTTCTTACCGAGCAAACTTTCTCTTGGTCTGACAAGGATTACAGTGCTCAGGCAATTAGGATTGCAAATGCGAATCCGGATGTGGTCTTCGTCTGCGACTACCTACCTCAGAATGTAACAAGCTACGATGCTCTCCGTGATGCTGGATTCACCGGCCCGATCATTGGGGCAAATACACTCTCACTACCATTTGCCAATATGGTCAAGAATAATGTATATGATGTGTATTTCCTACAGAACTACGACATGCTTAATCCTGAGGTTGGAATATTCTATGATTTGGTTACCAAGCATATGGAGGAAACCGATACTGCTGCACCAGCGGCAAATGTTGGGTTTGGCTGGGATGCAGTCCAAGTTCTTGTTCATGCAATGCGTGCAGCAGAGAATCCTACTGACGGAGAAGAAGTTGCCTCCTTATTGGAGAAGACAGATGGGGTTATGCTTAGTAGTGGTTCAACCATTACCATCGACCCTGCCACCCATAGGCCGAGCAATATGGGTATGTATATTGCCGATTACGATGAGAACCTCGATCTGAGAATTGTCGATTTCATCAAGGTAAACTGA
- a CDS encoding tripartite tricarboxylate transporter TctB family protein, with product MDIVIVIIEILVAIVWIQQGVVRYVFWENGRPGGGFVPVIFAAIVLAAALAILIKVVFGKNQKETYVFQPSAFMPVVAAVLGGFMLQVVGIGLSVFLFASIWMRFLSKYSWVKTLITSAIFTFFIYGIFRMWLRVPFPQGFIFQLF from the coding sequence ATGGATATAGTCATTGTAATCATAGAAATACTCGTTGCGATCGTATGGATACAACAAGGTGTCGTTCGTTACGTGTTCTGGGAAAATGGGAGACCCGGTGGTGGATTTGTACCGGTAATCTTCGCGGCCATCGTTCTTGCTGCCGCCCTCGCGATTCTCATCAAAGTGGTATTCGGGAAAAATCAGAAAGAGACGTATGTATTCCAACCGAGTGCATTTATGCCTGTTGTAGCAGCTGTTCTCGGTGGCTTCATGCTCCAAGTGGTCGGAATCGGCTTATCGGTGTTCCTTTTTGCTTCGATCTGGATGCGTTTTCTCAGCAAGTATTCGTGGGTGAAGACATTGATTACCAGTGCGATTTTCACCTTCTTTATTTATGGAATCTTTAGGATGTGGCTCCGTGTGCCATTTCCGCAGGGTTTCATATTCCAGCTATTTTAA
- a CDS encoding branched-chain amino acid ABC transporter permease, with the protein MVAQLLINGISLGAVYALIAVGFAVVFSVLKFSNFAHGGMISACAYIGFFFQRSFEPAPSILLTILFTGVCGMGIALFLDAIAYRSIRRNKSPNIYYFLSSLTISIIIEQILNIGYSKNPYAYPNIFASNFFMVGTLRVSTMDTLIMIVSLFVLVLMILLITKTKIGLAIRAVAINADTSRLMGINSSFIVVMVFLIAGFLAGVSGVMLGAKYSVYPDLGQTMMVKGFIASVIGGLGSLGGAIAAAIILGVLEIFWTYFFGAFSAPVMLFVLMLLFLFIRPQGIAGKFAKEKV; encoded by the coding sequence ATGGTAGCGCAACTCTTGATAAATGGGATCTCCCTTGGAGCTGTTTATGCGCTGATTGCTGTTGGATTTGCAGTAGTTTTCAGTGTCTTGAAGTTCAGTAATTTTGCCCATGGAGGCATGATAAGTGCTTGTGCATATATTGGATTCTTTTTTCAAAGATCCTTTGAACCGGCACCTTCCATTCTTCTCACCATCCTCTTCACTGGGGTCTGTGGTATGGGTATTGCTCTTTTTCTGGACGCTATAGCCTATCGAAGTATACGAAGGAATAAGAGCCCCAATATCTATTACTTTCTCTCCTCTCTGACCATCTCAATCATCATCGAGCAGATTCTGAACATCGGATACAGCAAAAACCCATATGCCTATCCGAATATCTTTGCAAGCAATTTCTTCATGGTGGGAACCCTTCGGGTCTCAACCATGGATACATTGATCATGATTGTATCGCTCTTTGTATTGGTGTTGATGATACTCCTGATAACAAAGACAAAGATAGGTTTGGCAATTCGGGCAGTTGCTATCAATGCAGATACAAGCCGTTTGATGGGAATTAACAGTTCTTTCATCGTGGTGATGGTATTCCTGATTGCCGGATTTCTTGCTGGGGTGAGTGGAGTGATGCTTGGAGCCAAATACTCCGTGTACCCGGACCTTGGTCAGACCATGATGGTAAAGGGATTTATAGCCAGTGTCATTGGTGGCCTGGGAAGCCTCGGAGGTGCAATTGCTGCTGCAATCATACTTGGGGTCCTTGAAATTTTCTGGACGTATTTTTTTGGAGCATTCTCCGCTCCTGTAATGTTGTTTGTCCTGATGTTGCTTTTCTTGTTTATCAGGCCACAGGGAATTGCGGGGAAATTTGCCAAGGAAAAGGTATAG